The genomic segment AGCCGAGGCCGTGCCGCCGGTGCGACCGCCTTTATGCGCGGCGGGATGGTCCGTCGTCTTGCCGCGGCCCGAGCCGCCGGGCTTCTTGCCGCCGCCATCGTCCTTGTTGACTGTCGCCCAAGCGCGGGCCTCCGCTTCCTTTTCCGGAACGCCGCGGGACTCGTAGGATTCGGCGATGTGCTCCGCCTTGCGAACCTGCTTGTCGGTGTATTTCGACTTGTCACCCTGAGCCATGGTGCTCTCCCCGATCTGTCGCGCCGGTCAGCTCCGGTTCGGCGCATCGATGGCCGCCCGCACCCGCCGGATCAGCTCGGCACGGCGGTACGGCTTGTTCAGGATATCGAACTCCGGACGCTCGATTCCGGTTCGCTCCAGGCTGGCCTCGGCATAGCCGGTGGTGAGCAGGATCTTCAGATCGGGATGGCGGCGGCGCGCCTCGCGGGCGAGCGTCAGGCCGTCCATGCCGCCGGGCATGATCAGGTCGGAGAACAGCAGGTCGATCTCCGGATGGTCGTTCAGGATCTCCAGGGCCTCGCGGCCGTGGCGGGCCATCAGGGTGCCGTAGCCGTAGTCGCGCAGGATCGCCCGGGCGAGTTCGGCGACGTCGGCACGGTCGTCCACGATCAGGATCGTTTCCGTGCCCGGCCGCTCCTCGACGGTGGCGGCCGGTTCTGCGCTCTCCGGCGCACCGGCCTCGTCGCTCGCGGGGAAGGAGAGACGCACCGTCGTCCCCTTCCCCATCACCGACTCGATCTGCGCGAAGCCGCCGGACTGCTTGGCGAAGCCGTAGACCATCGACAGGCCGAGCCCGGTGCCCTTCCCCTCCTCCTTGGTGGTGAAGAACGGGTCCATCACCCGCGCCAGCATGTCCGAGGGGATGCCGGCGCCCGTATCGCTCACCGCGACGCTCACGTGCCGACCTGAACCGTCGGGCCGGCCGGATTCCTCGTTGCGGGTCGTGATCGTGACGCGCCCGCCCTCCGGCATCGCGTCGCGCGCGTTGATGAGCACGTTGAGCAGGGCGACCTCTGCCTGGGTCCGGTCGATCCGGCAGGGCCAGAGGTCTGGGGCAAGATCGGTCTCGATCGTCACCGCGTCGCCCAGCGTGCGCCCGGCCAGTTCCTTCGTCTCGGAGACGAGGTCGTTGAGGTTGAGGGTGCGGCCGTCGAGGCGCTGCTTGCGGGCAAACGAGAGCAGTTGTTGCGTCAGCGTCGAGGCCCGCTCGGCCGCCTCGCGGATGTTGCCGACGGCGCGGCCCATGCGGCCCCGATCGGCGTCCGGCCGGTCCAGGTTGGTCGCCAGCGAGTCGGCATAGCCCAGGATCACCTGGAGCAGGTTGTTGAAGTCGTGGGCGATGCCGCCGGTGAGCCGACCGATCGCCTCCATCTTCTGCGCCTGATGCAGCGAGTCTTCCGCCAGCCGGCGACGGGTGATGTCGAGCTGCGAGCCGAAGAAGTACAGGAGGTCCCCGGCGGCGTTGTAGACCGGGCTCACGAATAGGGCGTTCCAGAACGACGAGCCGTCCTTGCGATAGTTGAGGATCTCGGTGGCGACGTCGCGCCGCGCCGCGACGGCGTCGCGCACCAGCGCCCGCGTCGCCGGATCGGTCTCGGGGCCCTGGAGGAAGCGGCAGTTGTGGCCGATCACCTCGTCCCGAGCGTAGCCGGTCATTTCCAGGAAGGCTTGGTTCACGAACACGATCGGGTGGTCGTCCTGGTTCGGATCGACCACCACCATCGGCATGCGCGTCATCGCGACGGCGGCGAAGAAGATGCCGCTGCCGGACTCGAATTCATGGCCCTCTGCACCGGCCTCGACGCTGGGATGGACGCCGTGGGGTCTTTTCTCGGGGATGTCGGTCATGCGAACCCGCGGCGTGACAAATCGTGTGAGGCTGCCAGCACGGCCGGCGCATCCCCGAAGCAGAGCGTAAGATAGGGCTGCGGGAAGAACATAGGGTCCGGAGCGCCGAGGCTCCGGAACCCATCGAAATCGGCAGGGGCCGCTTGCGGCGAGCGGCCCCTCGCCC from the Methylorubrum extorquens genome contains:
- a CDS encoding conserved protein of unknown function (Evidence 4 : Unknown function but conserved in other organisms) produces the protein MAQGDKSKYTDKQVRKAEHIAESYESRGVPEKEAEARAWATVNKDDGGGKKPGGSGRGKTTDHPAAHKGGRTGGTASASRTKEQRSASAKKAAETRKRNAAKKTG
- a CDS encoding putative hybrid histidine kinase with PAS/PAC and response regulator receiver domains (Evidence 3 : Putative function from multiple computational evidences; Product type r : regulator), giving the protein MTDIPEKRPHGVHPSVEAGAEGHEFESGSGIFFAAVAMTRMPMVVVDPNQDDHPIVFVNQAFLEMTGYARDEVIGHNCRFLQGPETDPATRALVRDAVAARRDVATEILNYRKDGSSFWNALFVSPVYNAAGDLLYFFGSQLDITRRRLAEDSLHQAQKMEAIGRLTGGIAHDFNNLLQVILGYADSLATNLDRPDADRGRMGRAVGNIREAAERASTLTQQLLSFARKQRLDGRTLNLNDLVSETKELAGRTLGDAVTIETDLAPDLWPCRIDRTQAEVALLNVLINARDAMPEGGRVTITTRNEESGRPDGSGRHVSVAVSDTGAGIPSDMLARVMDPFFTTKEEGKGTGLGLSMVYGFAKQSGGFAQIESVMGKGTTVRLSFPASDEAGAPESAEPAATVEERPGTETILIVDDRADVAELARAILRDYGYGTLMARHGREALEILNDHPEIDLLFSDLIMPGGMDGLTLAREARRRHPDLKILLTTGYAEASLERTGIERPEFDILNKPYRRAELIRRVRAAIDAPNRS
- a CDS encoding conserved protein of unknown function (Evidence 4 : Unknown function but conserved in other organisms) encodes the protein MARARGRSPQAAPADFDGFRSLGAPDPMFFPQPYLTLCFGDAPAVLAASHDLSRRGFA